The Streptomyces sp. NBC_00306 sequence GCACGCAGTCACGACGCAAGGAACAAGTTCCTTGCGCGACGCTCCCACGGCTTGTAGGCACACGGTTTCAGGTACTATTTCACTCCGCTCCCGCGGTACTTTTCACCATTCCCTCACGGTACTATCCGCTATCGGTCACCAGGGAATATTTAGGCTTAACGGGTGGTCCCGCCAGATTCACACGGGATTTCTCGGGCCCCGTGCTACTTGGGTGTCTCTTAAACGAGCCGCATGAATTTCAGCTACGGGGGTCTTACCCTCTACGCCGGACCTTTCGCATGTCCTTCGCCTATCCATACGGTTTCTGACTCGTCTCACCGCCGGCAGACGATGATAAAGAGATCCCACAACCCCGCATGCGCAACCCCTGCCGGGTATCACACGCATACGGTTTGGCCTCATCCGGTTTCGCTCGCCACTACTCCCGGAATCACGGTTGTTTTCTCTTCCTGAGGGTACTGAGATGTTTCACTTCCCCTCGTTCCCTCCACACTGCCTATGTGTTCAGCAGCGGGTGACAGCCCATGACGACTGCCGGGTTTCCCCATTCGGAAACCCCCGGATCAAAGCCTGGTTGACGACTCCCCGGGGACTATCGTGGCCTCCCACGTCCTTCATCGGTTCCTGGTGCCAAGGCATCCACCGTGCGCCCTTAAAAACTTGGCCACAGATGCTCGCGTCCACTGTGCAGTTCTCAAGCAACGACCAGCCACCCACCACCCCGCTGAAAACAGCGAGTTCACTGGGGCCGGCATCGCGAAGGACGAGCTCACGCTCGCACCCTCAGATACCCAACAGCGCGCCCGGCACGACCAGTCGAATCCTGTGTTCCACGCCGAAGCAGTACTAACAGTCATCATCTGAGCCGTGCCGAATAGTCAACGTTCCACCCATGAGCAACCAGCACCGGACATTCGCCGATGTACTGGCCTCTGACCTGATCCGAAGATCCGGTAAGAAGTGCTCCTTAGAAAGGAGGTGATCCAGCCGCACCTTCCGGTACGGCTACCTTGTTACGACTTCGTCCCAATCGCCAGTCCCACCTTCGACAGCTCCCTCCCACAAGGGGTTGGGCCACCGGCTTCGGGTGTTACCGACTTTCGTGACGTGACGGGCGGTGTGTACAAGGCCCGGGAACGTATTCACCGCAGCAATGCTGATCTGCGATTACTAGCAACTCCGACTTCATGGGGTCGAGTTGCAGACCCCAATCCGAACTGAGACCGGCTTTTTGAGATTCGCTCCGCCTCGCGGCATCGCAGCTCATTGTACCGGCCATTGTAGCACGTGTGCAGCCCAAGACATAAGGGGCATGATGACTTGACGTCGTCCCCACCTTCCTCCGAGTTGACCCCGGCAGTCTCCTGTGAGTCCCCATCACCCCGAAGGGCATGCTGGCAACACAGAACAAGGGTTGCGCTCGTTGCGGGACTTAACCCAACATCTCACGACACGAGCTGACGACAGCCATGCACCACCTGTCACCCGACCACAAGGGGGGCACCATCTCTGATGCTTTCCGGGCGATGTCAAGCCTTGGTAAGGTTCTTCGCGTTGCGTCGAATTAAGCCACATGCTCCGCTGCTTGTGCGGGCCCCCGTCAATTCCTTTGAGTTTTAGCCTTGCGGCCGTACTCCCCAGGCGGGGAACTTAATGCGTTAGCTGCGGCACCGACGACGTGGAATGTCGCCAACACCTAGTTCCCAACGTTTACGGCGTGGACTACCAGGGTATCTAATCCTGTTCGCTCCCCACGCTTTCGCTCCTCAGCGTCAGTAATGGCCCAGAGATCCGCCTTCGCCACCGGTGTTCCTCCTGATATCTGCGCATTTCACCGCTACACCAGGAATTCCGATCTCCCCTACCACACTCTAGCTAGCCCGTATCGAATGCAGACCCGGGGTTAAGCCCCGGGCTTTCACATCCGACGTGACAAGCCGCCTACGAGCTCTTTACGCCCAATAATTCCGGACAACGCTTGCGCCCTACGTATTACCGCGGCTGCTGGCACGTAGTTAGCCGGCGCTTCTTCTGCAGGTACCGTCACTTTCGCTTCTTCCCTGCTGAAAGAGGTTTACAACCCGAAGGCCGTCATCCCTCACGCGGCGTCGCTGCATCAGGCTTTCGCCCATTGTGCAATATTCCCCACTGCTGCCTCCCGTAGGAGTCTGGGCCGTGTCTCAGTCCCAGTGTGGCCGGTCGCCCTCTCAGGCCGGCTACCCGTCGTCGCCTTGGTAGGCCATCACCCCACCAACAAGCTGATAGGCCGCGGGCTCATCCTTCACCGCCGGAGCTTTCAACCCCTCCCCATGCAGGAAGGAGTGTTATCCGGTATTAGACCCCGTTTCCAGGGCTTGTCCCAGAGTGAAGGGCAGATTGCCCACGTGTTACTCACCCGTTCGCCACTAATCCACCCCGAAGGGCTTCATCGTTCGACTTGCATGTGTTAAGCACGCCGCCAGCGTTCGTCCTGAGCCAGGATCAAACTCTCCATGAATGTTTTCCCGTAATCGGGATGAACACCACAAGAGCGGAACAGCCGATCGGAATAAGACCGACTGTTCACAGCGTCCTCGCTGTGTCATTGCCTACCGACCACAAGGGCCGGCAGGACTTTCAAAGGAACCTCGCCATCCGAAGATGGACGGGGTATCAACATATCTGGCGTTGACTTTTGGCACGCTGTTGAGTTCTCAAGGAACGGACGCTTCCTTTGTACTCACCCCCTCGGGCTTTCCTCCGGGCGCTTCCCTTCGGTCTTGCGTTTCCAACCCTACCAGATTCTTTTTCCGTTCCGTTTCCGGTGGAGTTTGAATCCGATGGCCGATTGGAGTGGCCTTTGCCTTTCGGCTGCACCGACTTTATCAGAAGCATTTCGGCCGAGCTAATCAGCCTGAGTGATCCGGATAAGGAGTCGATTGGCTCTGCGGAAATTTGAATTTCCGTTGAGAGCGAGAGAGACATTATCAACTGCTCTCGGCCTTGTCCAGTCCGAGGCAACCCTCAAAATCTACCTCCCCACATCCGCCGTGTCAACGGTTTTTGCGGGCGGAGAGGACACTAGCAGGTCAGACGGGCCGGACGCACATCAGGCAGCGGCCGGGAGTTCGGCACTGCGGTCGGCCTCGTCGACGTCGCCCGTGTCGCCTGCCCGGGCCGCTCGTCCGCCCAGAACGTAGACGTATGCCAGGAAGGCCAGTTCGGCGACGATGCCGATGGTGATGCGGGCCCACGTGGGCAGGCCGGACGGGGTGACGAAGCCTTCGATCACGCCCGCCACGAAGAGCACCAGGGCCAGGCCGATGGCCATTCCGAGCGCGGCGCGCCCTTGCTGGGCGAGCGCCGTCCGGCGGGACAGAGGGCCGGGGTCGATGAGCGTCCAGCCAAGGCGTAGGCCCGTACCCGCGGCGACGAAGACAGCGGTCAGTTCGAGGAGACCGTGCGGCAGAACGAGGCCCAGGAACGTGTCGAGACGGCCGGCCGAGGACATCAGGCCGATGCCGACGCCCAGATTGAGCATGTTGAGGAACAGGATCCAGATCACCGGGAGGCACAGGAAGGCGCCGAGGGTGAGGCACATGGCGGCTGCCCGTGCGTTGTTCGTCCAGACCTGGGCGGCGAAGGAGGCCGCGGGGTGGCTGGAGTAGTACGTCTCGTACTCGCCACCCGGTTGCGTGAGCCGGCGGAGTTCGTCGGGCGCGGCGATCGACGACTGGACCTCGGGGTGGACGCCGATCCACCAGCCGATGATCGCGGCGAGGAGGGTGGAGAGCACGGCGGTCGGTATCCACCAGTGGCGGGAGCGGTAGACGGCCGCTGGGAAGCCGGCGGTGACGAAGCGGACCGCGTCCCGCCAGGTGGCTCGCCGGGTTCCCGTGACCGTGGAGCGGGCGCGGGCGACGAGCTGCGTGAGGCGGCCGGTGAGTACCGGGTCGGGGGCGCTCGACTGTATGAGGGACAGGTGCGTGGCGGTGCGCTGGTAGAGCGCGACGA is a genomic window containing:
- a CDS encoding stage II sporulation protein M codes for the protein MDLDVFVTAHRAEWDRLDHLLHRGRRLTGAEADELVALYQRTATHLSLIQSSAPDPVLTGRLTQLVARARSTVTGTRRATWRDAVRFVTAGFPAAVYRSRHWWIPTAVLSTLLAAIIGWWIGVHPEVQSSIAAPDELRRLTQPGGEYETYYSSHPAASFAAQVWTNNARAAAMCLTLGAFLCLPVIWILFLNMLNLGVGIGLMSSAGRLDTFLGLVLPHGLLELTAVFVAAGTGLRLGWTLIDPGPLSRRTALAQQGRAALGMAIGLALVLFVAGVIEGFVTPSGLPTWARITIGIVAELAFLAYVYVLGGRAARAGDTGDVDEADRSAELPAAA